One stretch of Variovorax sp. 54 DNA includes these proteins:
- a CDS encoding TonB-dependent receptor: protein MFPRLLRPFRPRFPHHAPLPRHARPRALVAAVHGALASLVVAMALPPTLVHAGEPLVGAAPQHYAIPAGPLGHVLAQFAATAGVPLSFDPTPLGAVQSAGLQGRFTVRDGFARLLDGTDYELVDKGDGAYSLRKRAAAALPAAGSTALPTVTVNASAERLPGELPAAYAGGQVARGGRVGLLGNADVMDTPFSTISYTSDLMNDQQSVTLADVLNKDSSVRFTGQIGGVTDSFYIRGFPIGEGNLSEVAFDGVYGIAPNYHVFTEYAERVEVVKGPAALLYGMSPNGGLGGVINIVPKRALPQDLTRFTIDHAGSSQVGEHIDFSRRFGKGREWGIRFNGLHREGKTPLDNQSSRTDIGFLAIDYQGERFRASLDLLSQDEKVDAPTRPYLLASGLQTLPAPDGRRNISQGWGWWKSQGESALLHAEYDLNDKVTFFADAGGSAVRVGRLSDQTPTVLNANGLTSSTPGHYKFKVDRSTYDVGMRARLQTGPLKHALAVQISNYEDEVGQANNPGKAMLTNLHSPVAYPMQHIAPPLRVPKLSASRLSGMAVADTMSAFDDRLQFTFGLRHQKIVSDNFNATTGAVTTAYDKSAVTPLAGLVVKPWQHVSIYANYIEGLSKGDVAPVTASNAGEIFSPYKSKQYEVGVKFDFERVMATVAAFQITKPSGQISSGNLYASDGEQRNRGLEMNISGEAAKGVRLLGGLTLLDSKLTRTNNRATVGNRPVGVPNVMANLGAEWDLPWVPGLTLNGSMIYTGKEYVNQANTQSVPSWTTVDLGARYTTKVYGRSTTFRGTLVNAFNRKYWSGVASYGTISQGIPRTLMLSASVDF from the coding sequence ATGTTCCCCCGGCTTCTGCGCCCGTTCCGTCCTCGCTTTCCGCACCACGCCCCCCTGCCGCGCCATGCACGGCCGCGGGCGCTGGTGGCGGCTGTTCACGGCGCATTGGCGTCCCTGGTGGTCGCCATGGCGTTGCCGCCCACGCTGGTCCATGCCGGGGAGCCGCTGGTGGGCGCGGCGCCGCAGCACTACGCCATTCCCGCCGGGCCGCTGGGTCATGTGCTGGCACAGTTCGCGGCCACGGCCGGCGTGCCGCTGTCTTTCGACCCGACACCGCTCGGGGCCGTGCAAAGCGCCGGCCTGCAGGGGCGCTTCACCGTGCGGGACGGCTTCGCGCGGCTGCTCGACGGGACCGACTACGAGCTCGTGGACAAGGGTGACGGCGCCTATTCGCTGCGCAAGCGCGCTGCAGCTGCATTGCCGGCCGCAGGTTCGACGGCACTGCCCACGGTCACGGTCAACGCGAGCGCTGAGCGCCTGCCGGGCGAGTTGCCCGCCGCCTATGCGGGCGGCCAGGTGGCGCGCGGTGGCCGCGTCGGCCTGCTCGGCAACGCGGACGTCATGGACACGCCGTTCAGCACCATCAGCTACACCTCCGATCTGATGAACGATCAGCAGTCCGTGACGCTGGCGGACGTGCTCAACAAGGATTCGTCGGTGCGCTTCACCGGGCAGATCGGCGGCGTGACCGACTCCTTCTACATTCGCGGGTTCCCGATCGGCGAGGGCAACCTCAGCGAAGTGGCGTTCGACGGGGTCTACGGCATCGCGCCCAACTACCACGTGTTCACCGAGTACGCCGAGCGCGTGGAGGTGGTGAAGGGGCCGGCCGCGCTGCTGTACGGCATGTCGCCGAACGGCGGGCTCGGCGGCGTGATCAACATCGTGCCCAAGCGGGCCTTGCCGCAGGACCTGACGCGCTTCACCATCGACCACGCAGGCAGCTCGCAGGTCGGCGAGCACATCGATTTCAGCCGGCGCTTCGGCAAGGGGCGCGAGTGGGGCATCCGCTTCAACGGGCTGCACCGCGAAGGCAAGACGCCGCTGGACAACCAGTCGTCGCGCACCGACATCGGCTTCCTGGCCATCGACTACCAGGGCGAGCGCTTTCGCGCCTCGCTCGACCTGCTGTCGCAGGACGAGAAGGTCGATGCGCCCACGCGCCCGTACCTGCTGGCCAGCGGCCTGCAGACGCTGCCGGCACCCGACGGCCGCCGCAACATCTCGCAGGGCTGGGGCTGGTGGAAGTCGCAGGGCGAGTCGGCGCTGTTGCATGCCGAGTACGACCTGAACGACAAGGTCACCTTCTTCGCCGACGCGGGCGGCTCGGCCGTGCGCGTGGGACGCCTGTCCGACCAGACGCCCACCGTGCTGAATGCGAACGGCCTGACGAGTTCGACGCCGGGGCACTACAAGTTCAAGGTGGACCGCTCGACCTACGACGTCGGCATGCGCGCGCGCCTGCAGACCGGCCCGCTCAAGCACGCACTGGCCGTGCAGATCAGCAACTACGAAGACGAGGTGGGGCAAGCCAACAACCCGGGCAAGGCCATGCTCACGAACCTGCATTCGCCGGTGGCCTATCCGATGCAGCACATCGCGCCGCCGCTGCGGGTGCCCAAGCTGTCGGCCTCGCGTCTCTCGGGCATGGCGGTGGCCGACACGATGAGCGCGTTCGACGATCGCCTGCAGTTCACCTTCGGCCTGCGGCACCAGAAGATCGTGTCGGACAACTTCAACGCCACCACCGGCGCCGTGACCACGGCCTACGACAAGAGCGCCGTGACGCCGCTGGCCGGCCTGGTGGTCAAGCCGTGGCAGCACGTGTCGATCTACGCGAACTACATCGAAGGCCTGAGCAAGGGCGACGTGGCACCGGTCACCGCGTCCAACGCGGGCGAGATCTTCTCGCCCTACAAGTCCAAGCAGTACGAGGTCGGCGTCAAGTTCGACTTCGAGCGCGTGATGGCGACGGTGGCCGCCTTCCAGATCACCAAGCCCAGCGGCCAGATCAGCAGCGGCAACCTCTACGCCTCGGACGGCGAGCAGCGCAACCGCGGCCTCGAGATGAACATCTCGGGCGAGGCCGCGAAAGGCGTGCGGCTGCTGGGCGGGCTGACCTTGCTCGACTCCAAGCTCACGCGCACCAACAACCGGGCCACGGTCGGCAACCGGCCGGTCGGCGTGCCCAACGTCATGGCGAACCTCGGCGCGGAATGGGACCTGCCGTGGGTGCCGGGCCTCACGCTCAACGGCAGCATGATCTACACCGGCAAGGAGTACGTGAACCAGGCCAACACGCAGTCGGTGCCGTCGTGGACGACCGTGGACCTGGGCGCGCGCTACACGACCAAGGTGTACGGGCGCAGCACCACCTTCCGCGGCACGCTGGTGAATGCCTTCAACCGCAAGTACTGGTCGGGCGTGGCCTCGTACGGAACGATTTCGCAGGGCATTCCGCGCACGCTCATGCTGTCGGCGTCGGTCGACTTCTAG
- a CDS encoding sigma-70 family RNA polymerase sigma factor — protein sequence MFEHYYRELLSFLSRKVSDRATAADLAQESYARVYAAQQAGEAIREPRALLYRTARNLVIDQGRRGDIRARHAEVPDDVASDDADDTLGPAAFEPDTALQSQQMVNAMLATIDRLPLRCREAFILHKFDGLTHAEVAQRMGVSIKMVEQHVKNALDACRRCRQETDAGGGAVPPPASPRRRRQRDHE from the coding sequence GTGTTCGAGCACTATTACCGCGAGCTTCTGAGCTTCCTGTCCCGCAAGGTATCGGACCGCGCCACCGCGGCCGACCTGGCGCAGGAGAGCTACGCGCGCGTGTATGCGGCGCAGCAGGCCGGCGAGGCGATCCGGGAGCCGCGTGCGCTGCTGTACCGCACGGCGCGCAACCTCGTCATCGACCAGGGCCGGCGCGGCGACATCCGCGCCCGCCATGCCGAGGTGCCGGACGACGTGGCCTCCGACGACGCGGACGACACGCTCGGGCCCGCAGCCTTCGAACCCGACACGGCCCTGCAGTCGCAGCAGATGGTGAACGCCATGCTGGCCACCATCGACCGGTTGCCGCTGCGCTGCCGCGAGGCGTTCATCCTGCACAAGTTCGACGGGCTCACGCATGCCGAGGTGGCGCAGCGCATGGGCGTCAGCATCAAGATGGTCGAGCAGCATGTGAAGAATGCGCTCGATGCCTGCAGGCGCTGCCGCCAGGAAACGGACGCCGGCGGTGGTGCGGTTCCCCCGCCGGCATCGCCGCGCAGAAGAAGACAACGCGACCACGAATGA
- a CDS encoding FecR family protein, translated as MSTSPRVPSEPHGIDSDAMDWLVRRHGGGFDARDEAALQAWLAADAEHPRAYARQQAEWTALERLPADGIALLRANLRSDLAAEAKAASRSRAARPEQPARRRFWVPAFSAAAVAVVAGAGGLMAWQQWQAQPVFAQSFGTPRGQQLDVRLPDDSQMRLDTATRVAVTYYRQRREVRLSEGQVVFHVHGDSARPFDVLAGPLRITVVGTRFSVRHTPGLPGDEGVRVAMEEGRVRVQRVDAATPDGGAFYLGAGQQSGSDAAGVPVPVAPVSTAGIAPWRDNRVSFDNTRLDQVLAELARYGDTGLVVRDPAVAALRVTGTFNPIRPDSFATVLPQAAPVRLRAIGGGREIVPAK; from the coding sequence ATGAGCACGTCGCCACGCGTCCCTTCGGAACCGCACGGCATCGACAGCGATGCCATGGACTGGCTCGTCCGCCGCCATGGGGGCGGCTTCGACGCGCGCGATGAAGCCGCGCTCCAGGCCTGGTTGGCCGCCGACGCGGAACACCCGCGTGCCTACGCCCGGCAGCAAGCTGAATGGACGGCGCTCGAGCGTCTTCCCGCCGACGGGATTGCGCTGCTGCGCGCCAACCTGCGCAGCGATCTCGCGGCCGAAGCCAAGGCCGCCTCGCGGTCACGCGCCGCCCGCCCCGAACAACCCGCGCGCCGCCGCTTCTGGGTGCCCGCGTTTTCTGCAGCGGCCGTCGCCGTGGTGGCCGGCGCGGGCGGGCTCATGGCCTGGCAGCAGTGGCAGGCGCAACCGGTGTTCGCGCAGAGCTTCGGCACGCCGCGCGGGCAGCAACTCGACGTGCGCTTGCCCGACGACAGCCAGATGCGCCTGGACACGGCGACGCGCGTGGCGGTCACCTACTACCGCCAGCGCCGTGAAGTGAGGCTGTCCGAAGGACAGGTGGTTTTCCATGTGCACGGCGATTCGGCACGGCCGTTCGATGTGCTGGCCGGGCCGCTGCGCATCACGGTCGTGGGCACCCGGTTCTCGGTGCGCCACACGCCCGGACTGCCCGGCGACGAAGGCGTGCGCGTGGCGATGGAAGAAGGGCGCGTGCGCGTGCAGCGCGTCGATGCGGCCACGCCGGACGGAGGGGCGTTCTACCTGGGCGCGGGGCAGCAGTCGGGCAGCGACGCCGCGGGCGTGCCGGTGCCCGTTGCACCGGTGTCCACGGCCGGCATTGCACCGTGGCGCGACAACCGCGTGAGCTTCGACAACACGCGGCTCGACCAGGTGCTGGCCGAGCTGGCGCGCTATGGCGACACCGGCCTCGTGGTGCGCGACCCCGCCGTGGCCGCCCTGCGCGTGACCGGCACCTTCAATCCGATCCGTCCCGACAGCTTTGCCACGGTGTTGCCGCAAGCCGCGCCGGTGCGGCTGCGCGCCATCGGCGGGGGGCGGGAAATCGTGCCGGCCAAGTGA
- a CDS encoding TonB-dependent siderophore receptor yields MNSPVFRLAPLALAVALALGHSLAQAQGAGALLNAPVQLHIAAQPLGQALNDWARQTRIELIVPPALVAGRTASAVTGHLTPRQALDRLLAGSGLIATSDGPAVVVRAAPAVSGATLPAVLVEADAQRETAAGPVQGYVAKRSATATKTDTPILETPQSLTVITADRMAAMGATTLKDALSYTPGVAITTFGADSRYDWLTLRGFDAYAPGFYLDGLPLRNNGNWGVWRTENYGAERIELLRGPASVLYGQASPGGVVNVVSKRPTAEPQRELQMQLGDHNRKQIAGDFSGPLDAEGKVLYRVVGLVRDAELPAEKMPDRRLYLAPSLTWRISGDTRLTLLAQVDRTRAGVYNRIRPQVGSVFPTAIGTRIPASLLAGDPSYDRFHNDQWMVGYEFEHRLNDTVLLRQNARYGELKVDYAGIWPNRRLTTVDAANPLNPANFMLLGRYPTGSREKVSAFSIDNQMQLDLRAGDWQHKLLIGLDYQRNRIDQYSFSTGSAPTINVYAPVYGGPIVEGAPWMNADMRLAQTGLYVQDQIKWGDRWSLTLGGRYDSASNDTFDRLEGKSTRISQHKFTGRAGLVYVMPSGWAPYLSYSESFAPTGLVDPVTRDPFKPETGRQYEAGIRYQPPEGKQSYSAAIFDLRRQNYISYGTGAAPKQTGEISVRGLELEATAELMPRLNVTASYDYTPRAIVTASANPAEIGKQANAVPRHRMSVWANYRFVNGVKVGLGARYNGTSHGDGEKIAPGKVPAATVFDAMLGYDLDRWSLALNVRNIANKDFIANCDQYGKCYYGAPRSVVATATYRW; encoded by the coding sequence ATGAACAGTCCCGTGTTTCGGTTGGCACCCCTGGCCCTGGCCGTCGCCCTGGCCCTCGGCCACTCGCTCGCCCAGGCGCAAGGCGCCGGCGCGCTGCTGAATGCGCCGGTGCAACTCCACATCGCCGCGCAGCCGCTCGGGCAGGCGCTCAACGACTGGGCGCGCCAGACGCGCATCGAGCTGATCGTGCCGCCCGCTCTGGTGGCAGGTCGCACCGCGTCGGCCGTGACCGGCCACCTCACGCCCCGGCAGGCGCTCGACCGGCTGCTGGCCGGCAGCGGGCTCATCGCCACGTCGGACGGCCCGGCGGTGGTGGTGCGTGCGGCACCGGCCGTGTCCGGTGCCACGCTGCCGGCCGTGCTCGTCGAGGCCGACGCGCAGCGCGAGACGGCCGCCGGTCCCGTGCAGGGCTACGTCGCCAAGCGCAGCGCGACCGCCACCAAGACCGACACGCCGATCCTCGAGACGCCGCAGTCGCTCACGGTGATCACGGCCGACCGCATGGCGGCGATGGGCGCGACCACGCTCAAGGACGCGCTGAGCTACACGCCCGGCGTGGCCATCACCACCTTCGGCGCCGATTCGCGCTACGACTGGCTCACGCTGCGCGGCTTCGACGCCTACGCACCGGGCTTCTACCTGGACGGCCTGCCGCTGCGCAACAACGGCAACTGGGGCGTGTGGCGCACCGAGAACTACGGCGCCGAGCGCATCGAGCTGCTGCGCGGCCCGGCCTCCGTGCTGTACGGGCAGGCCAGCCCGGGCGGCGTGGTCAACGTGGTGAGCAAGCGCCCCACGGCAGAACCGCAGCGCGAGCTGCAGATGCAACTGGGCGACCACAACCGCAAGCAGATTGCGGGCGATTTCTCGGGGCCGCTGGACGCAGAGGGCAAGGTGCTCTACCGCGTGGTCGGCCTGGTGCGCGACGCCGAGCTGCCGGCCGAGAAGATGCCCGACCGGCGCCTGTACCTGGCGCCTTCGCTGACCTGGCGCATCTCGGGCGACACCAGGCTGACGCTGCTGGCGCAGGTCGATCGCACGCGCGCCGGCGTCTACAACCGCATCCGGCCCCAGGTCGGCTCGGTGTTTCCGACCGCGATCGGCACGCGCATTCCCGCGTCGCTGCTGGCCGGTGATCCGAGCTACGACCGCTTCCACAACGACCAGTGGATGGTCGGCTACGAGTTCGAGCATCGCCTGAACGACACCGTGCTGCTGCGCCAGAACGCGCGCTACGGCGAGCTCAAGGTCGACTACGCCGGCATCTGGCCCAACCGCCGCCTGACCACGGTGGACGCGGCCAACCCGCTGAACCCGGCCAACTTCATGCTGCTGGGCCGCTACCCGACCGGCAGCCGCGAGAAGGTGTCGGCCTTCAGCATCGACAACCAGATGCAGCTGGACCTGCGCGCGGGGGACTGGCAGCACAAGTTGCTGATCGGGCTGGACTACCAGCGCAACCGCATCGACCAGTACAGCTTCTCGACCGGCTCGGCGCCGACGATCAACGTGTACGCCCCGGTGTACGGCGGGCCCATCGTGGAGGGCGCGCCGTGGATGAACGCCGACATGCGGCTCGCGCAGACCGGGCTCTATGTGCAGGACCAGATCAAGTGGGGCGACCGCTGGTCACTGACGCTGGGCGGTCGCTACGACAGCGCCAGCAACGACACCTTCGACCGGTTGGAGGGCAAGAGCACGCGCATCTCGCAGCACAAGTTCACCGGCCGCGCCGGGCTGGTCTACGTGATGCCCAGCGGATGGGCGCCGTACCTGAGCTACTCGGAGTCGTTCGCACCCACCGGGCTGGTCGATCCGGTGACGCGCGATCCGTTCAAGCCCGAGACAGGGCGCCAGTACGAGGCCGGCATCCGCTACCAGCCGCCGGAGGGCAAGCAGAGCTACAGCGCGGCGATCTTCGATCTGCGGCGACAGAACTACATCTCGTACGGCACGGGCGCGGCGCCCAAGCAGACGGGCGAAATCTCGGTGCGCGGGCTGGAGCTTGAGGCCACGGCCGAACTCATGCCGCGGCTGAACGTCACGGCCTCGTACGACTACACGCCGCGCGCCATCGTCACGGCCAGTGCCAACCCGGCCGAGATCGGCAAGCAGGCCAACGCCGTGCCGCGCCACCGGATGTCGGTCTGGGCGAACTACCGTTTCGTCAACGGCGTGAAGGTCGGCCTGGGTGCGCGCTACAACGGCACGAGCCATGGCGACGGCGAAAAGATCGCGCCGGGCAAGGTGCCTGCCGCCACCGTGTTCGACGCCATGCTCGGCTATGACCTCGACCGCTGGAGCCTGGCACTCAACGTGCGCAACATCGCCAACAAGGACTTCATCGCCAACTGCGACCAGTACGGCAAGTGCTACTACGGCGCGCCGCGCTCCGTGGTGGCAACGGCCACGTACCGCTGGTAG